A region of the Cryptococcus neoformans var. neoformans B-3501A chromosome 6, whole genome shotgun sequence genome:
CTTGGCTCTTTACTCTGCGCAGTCCATCTGCTCCGCTGTTTATTTGACCATTGGTATCGTCGTTTATTACTATTGCGGCCAATATCTTTCCAACCCTGCGCTTGGATCTGCCGGTATCCTAATCAAGAAGATTGCATACGGCGTTGCCCTCCCTGGTCTATTTGTCGGCTGTATCCTTTTTACACATGTGGGAGCTAAAATGGTCTTTGTGAGGGTGCTTCGGTAAGTAAAGCCCCGCAAAGTATGAGTTTCTCTAATAACAGCCATTGGTGTTCCCTGCAGAGGCTCTGATCACCTGACTGCACCTTCATTCACCCACTGGGCTGTCTGGCTCGGGACGGTCGGTACTTGTGTCCTTATTGCGTTTGTTCTGGCGGAATGTAAGTTTGCCTGGCTACGTTATGCCAAGGCCACAAACTGAAATTTGCGCTAGCAATTCCATTTTTTGGAGATTTTGTCAGTCTCATCGGTGCAACTCTGGGCACTTTCCTCTGCTTTATTACAGAAGGCTGGATGTGGTTGCATGATAACTGGGGTCACCGCAAAATAGATAAATCCTTGCGCTTTAAATCTCTCGTCGCCCTGAACGTgttcctcatcgtcatggGCATCTTCATTATTATCACGGGTACTTGGGCTTCTGTGGTCAGCATAAGAGACTCTTACAAGAACGGCATGATCACTAGCCCATTCTCTTGCGCCGATAACAGCAGTTGAAATAATTGCGGGAGTAGTGCTAGGGCCGTCgattgagaaggaaagtGTAATGTGGAATGGAATATCGATATCTTCGAAAGTTGTTGTCTTATTAGGCCTGTAAATCATGTAATCAAACATAATGGTCATTTATGCATCAGTATTTGTTGTAAGAGTACAGTAATAATAGAAACCTTCGTTTAGATGAACTCATTATGCTGTCTACAAGCAACGTAAAGATATATACAGGCACCATCATGCCTACCGAACTCTGCACAAGGAAAGTTTAGCCTTGTCCATCAAACTTTTCGCCCGCAACCGCACCAGAGAAGATCCATGTTTATTCATACACCTAATAATAAATAAGCGTCCGACCTTTCCATCTTGattttcatcctcaaacaTTAATCCTCCATACGTTACCAACTGTTCGAGCAGGTTCGCGCAAGTGAGGATGTAGAAAATCAGCGACTGATGCGAGTACTGCCCTTCCGAGAATGTGTCGAAAAGAGCGAAGATGATTTTGAATCGAGATTGCGCCATTAAATCAGATTAGATTTAATGCTACGAATTGTCATAAGCGGCGAGCACTTGGAATGCGGCTCGTCAATGTCTCATTAAAGTAGGGAGCGAGAAAGAGATCAAAAGTCTTTGATCCAATCTGTACGCGAATGAAGAGtgaagggagaagatgtgggaagaggcaaaaggaggaggggtgCTGcatgatcaagaagaatagCACGATAATGTCATAGGTAAGCTGGGCACTCCAGGAGCGCTAGGTCCGTTAGAGCAAGATTGGCTCAGGAGGTTATCATGAAGGCCGTCGTCgaaaagaggagggggGACGGAATGTTCTAGAAGAATGTCGTGTTGTTAAGTTGGCGTAGATATATATAGAATGATATCTGGTAATAAAGAGACTCGAGGGGTCGTCTAGATCGGGAAAGAGGGCCTCTGCATAAAGAAGCGGCCAGAGGGGATGCCGATAGACTTGGATAGCCTGAACTGGGCCGGACGCATGAGGTGAGTGGTAATTGGTTGTATCAAGGTTTACAAAGTTCACAACGTACACAAAATAAGCACAAGGTTTACAACGCACTATGGGACCGGCGGCGGCTTAATTTAAGCCATAACTGTTTCGGCTTAAAATAAGCCAGGATTGCGTCTTTTTAGCGATTTTTCGGCTTACCATTTAGGATCAAAACAAGCCACAACATGGCTTATTTGAGCACTTTTCTGGGCTTATTTTTTGGGTTTTAAAATAAGCCATTTGCCGAATTATTATAAGCCATTTTCAGCATTATTTGTATTGGAAACATGGGTTATTCTAATTCTTATTGCAGCTTGTTTTAAAAAACTAAGGCCGACCTTAGCTAATAACTAAGTCAGGCCTTAACTTATATTTGAAACGGGCTTACATACTTATATAAAGTGTCAAGAAAAGATAATCGGAAAAAAACATAAAAAAAATAGTAAATTTAGAAACAACCATACAAAAGTGGTCTCTGTTATGACGTCATGCTCCCTGTCTCCCATTACCGATGCCGACGGATTTTGACTCTGAAGACGTGCGTAGTACTCGTACTCACGTGATTCTCGGACACACGGCAATCTCGGACATATCACACTATTATATTTCACCACGAATTATTGTATTTTACATCACAACCAATACATATACAGCTACATAAACCTAGGAGGTGCCTGATGGGCCCGGAGTGCATGCATGAGCGGCATTTGACTCCGTCCCGCTGCGCCTGACTCGAGCAGTACGCCTACGTTTCCTCCtagcctcctcttcttccgctttcCTTACAGCAAGCTCCTCAGCATGCTCTTCCTGATATAATGGGTCAAAGAGTTGACCCTCAGGGTacctctgcttcttcttacTCCCCCGAGTAGCTTTGTCAAGCGCCTGGGCAGCCTTGACACTCGCTaactccttctccagaAGCGCGACCCTCGCCATCAGCTGCTCATTGGCTTTTTCAAGCTTAAGCATGGCTGCGAAAGGCGCGACTTTCCCCTGTCGGACGGCACGATTGTTCGCACGAAGAATGCGGAGGTTGTGAGGGGTAAGAGGGTCGTCAGTTGCAGCTTGAGGGGGAGGAGTGACCGGCGCTTGCTCCTCAATTTCCATGACGGCAGGGTCGAGAGGGAACAGGCCCGATTTCCTCCAAGCTCCTCGAATTTGGCGTGAGGTCGCCGTCTCCCGCCACGCCCTCTGGTGCCAGCCCCAGAACATCCCCTTGGCCACCCCTCTAAGAGAGCTACCAAGCTGGTATTCATCCAGTTGACGATGGTATGCTGCCTTGAGGGtgttgaagaagtcgaCGTCGAGAGGTTGGAATCTGCCGCTCATCTTCGCAGGGAGAAGAATCACAACAATGTTCCTAGCCCAACAGGCTTCAAGGAAATCAACCTTGGTGTGCGATTCAGCACCGTCAAGGACGAGTAGACGTCGATCACGACCGCCATTGGCAATATCGCGAGTATACGGGTCAAAGGCGTCTTCAAGCCATTTCAACATCACGTAACTGTTGATCCAGCCTGAGTCGGTGTTGACAGCAAGCTGGCGCACCACCCCGtcgccctcctcccgcACCTTGAACCAACTTTCCTGTAGTTGCGCGCCTTGATAGATGATCAATGGAGGAACTGGCGCAGAGTCGATGCCGATGCAAGCCACAGATGTAATGTGCTCATTTGACGGTGGTACAGCTTGGCCATTCTTTGGATGGCCACGAGGCGCAACTCTCCGCACTCTTCGAGAACTCGAGAGCTCGAAAGCAACTTCATCCATGTTGAAGATAAGGTGGGGCGCGTAGAGACCAGTATCATACACCTCTTTGACCTGCGAAAAGCATTTAAATAGTCTTGACAAGCATTAAAAGATACATACGAGGTAGTAAAAGGCTCTGCGCGTCTTTGGAATGTCTGCTTGTAGACGTCCGAGCTCTTTGTAAGAGAAGAAACGTGAATGTATGGTATCGCAGTGTCGCTGGAAGAACCGCGAGCCCCAATTGACGCCCAATTTTCCATCACAGACCGCTTCTGCAAGGTCTACGACATGTCTTGGCGTCAAGAGGGTGCCTCGCTCAGCATACTCATTGATCTTTTTGACcaattcctcttcttgcacGATAGAGAGGTGTCGAGGGGCCGAGGCCGTATGGGACGAGTGTACGCCGGTGTGACGGTCGTAGAGGGATGATTTTGAGACCCCGTACAAATCTGCAACTTTCTGATAGCTTTCACGGGGGTTGTTTATCTTGTGCTCAAGTGCGAGGGTCATAGAATCGGCCATTGTGGAGATATAGATGTTAATTCATTGTGAAATACAGTAGTGTGATATGTCCGAGATTGCCGTGTGTCCGAGAATCACGTGAGTACGAGTATAGATACCACCGGACCTTCTACCCCTGTTGCCTGATTACAACAATTGCCGCAGTAACATTACATTCATCGTGGAAATTTAATGCTGATCAGGGATTCACTATCTATTGTCATATGGCTTATACGGCTAAATCTACCCAATGATTCCCCCACCTAGCCCTCAATCCATCGTCATAGGTCAACATTTTGACTATATCCTCACACATCGACCTTTGTTCAGAAGTCAGGCGGCGTCCATCACGATGTTTCATTTTGCGACTGTGGAGTTGAGTCGTTTCCTCGCTTTGCCCGCCTGATCTGACACCCAGTGTCGTAACTGAATGCAACTCGACTACAAGTTCCTTGATCACTCGCTTGGCCATCACTCTGCCCCATATGAGGTCGGCTAGCAATATACACTGCGTAAAAATACCGGCGA
Encoded here:
- a CDS encoding hypothetical protein (HMMPfam hit to DDE, DDE superfamily endonuclease, score: 85.2, E(): 1.7e-22); the encoded protein is MADSMTLALEHKINNPRESYQKVADLYGVSKSSLYDRHTGVHSSHTASAPRHLSIVQEEELVKKINEYAERGTLLTPRHVVDLAEAVCDGKLGVNWGSRFFQRHCDTIHSRFFSYKELGRLQADIPKTRRAFYYLVKEVYDTGLYAPHLIFNMDEVAFELSSSRRVRRVAPRGHPKNGQAVPPSNEHITSVACIGIDSAPVPPLIIYQGAQLQESWFKVREEGDGVVRQLAVNTDSGWINSYVMLKWLEDAFDPYTRDIANGGRDRRLLVLDGAESHTKVDFLEACWARNIVVILLPAKMSGRFQPLDVDFFNTLKAAYHRQLDEYQLGSSLRGVAKGMFWGWHQRAWRETATSRQIRGAWRKSGLFPLDPAVMEIEEQAPVTPPPQAATDDPLTPHNLRILRANNRAVRQGKVAPFAAMLKLEKANEQLMARVALLEKELASVKAAQALDKATRGSKKKQRYPEGQLFDPLYQEEHAEELAVRKAEEEEARRKRRRTARVRRSGTESNAAHACTPGPSGTS